AGCCGCAATCGCTGACATCACAGGGAACGGCCTCACAGATTCCGCCGCTTTCCTGGATGCGGCGGGCGGTGGTCTGGAGTGGCTTGGCGGTGCGGCCAACGATGACAGTTGTGGCTCCCAGAGTCGCCAGTTTCGCCGCAATGGCAGCTCCGATACCTCTGCCTCCACCGGTGACCACTGCTACTCGTTCTCGCAGTGCGAGTGTTCCGGGGTTTTCGTTCATAGCCAGCAATTTCCGTGGAAGTCCGAAATGAGGTGACGATCGCGGTAGCCATTATCTGGCAACGAACTTGCTTTCCGCCAGCAACCAAGATGGCGTCGATGCCGGGGAGGTTGGCCACCGCTCTCTACCAGCTTGCCTTAGTGGAATCAGCCCCATATAATCCTGCCTCCGCACCTATTGCTGTCGCTTTCTGGCGGGATCGGAGCAGGCGGAATGTTGTGCCGTGTCCGGGTCCGCTTCTGGGTGGCGGTTGCCATGTCAGGCAAGTGCTCGCGGTTCTATTTGCGTCTTGCCGGCCCGTAACAGATACTTCCCTGATCTGAGGAGCTCTTGATGAAGAAGTCGCTAGTGACGCTGATGGTCGCGTTCGCAATTGCCGTCTGGGGTGAACCCTTTCCTCCACAGGCTGCAGCACCCGCCCAGGGTACGCCTGCGCAAGGCGCGCCTGCGCAGAAAAAGGAAATCAAGGATCCGGCGGAATACAACGCCTACATGGCGGCCATTCAGGCGCCGGACAACAACCAGAGGGCAAGTGCGCTGGAGGCCTTTGTCACCCAGTATCCGCGCAGCGTCATGAAGGAAGACGCCCTGGAACTGTTGATGCGCACCTATCAGCAGTTGAACAATGGCCCCAAGACAGCCGATGCCGCGCAGCGTGTGCTCCAGGTGAATCCCAACAACGTCACGGCGCTCGCGATATTGTCCTATACCGATCGCATCCAGGCGCAAAGTGTTGGCGGACCCAATGCCGCGCAATTGTTGGCCGATGCCAGCCGATATGGCCAGACCGGTCTGCAGGCGCTGCAGACTTATACCAAACCCGAGAACCTGTCCGATGCCGATTTCGCCAAGCTGAAGGATCAGCTGGCCGGAATCTTCAATGCTTCCGTTGGGATCAACGCTCTTCAGACCAAAGACTATCCCACCGCGCAAAAGGCGCTTTCTGCTGCCGCGCAGGCTAACCCCAACGACTTTAGCATTGTTTACCCCCTGGCCCTGGCGCAATTGCAGGCGCCGCAGCCTGATTACATCAACGGTCTGTGGAGCGCTGCCCGTGCCGCTACCATCGCACCCACTCCTCAGTTGAAACAGCAGATCACCGAGTACGGGCGCCGCATGTACATCAAATACCATGGCGGTGACGATGGCTGGACGGACGTGCTGGCCGCAGCCCAGGCCAGTCCCGCACCGCCTGCGAACTTCGCTATCAAGCCCGCTCCCACCCCTGCCGAACAGGCTGACAAGCTGCTGGGCAGCAAGCCGGTCGACCAGATGTCCTTTGACGAGTTCCAACTCATCTTGACCTCGGGGAATCAGGCTGCCGCGGACAAGCTGTGGACTCAGATCAAGGACAAGCCTCTGGCCATCGAAGGCAAGCTAGTCAGTGCGACTCCCACCAAGCTGATGATTGCCGGCAGCTATGACGACATCCAGGCCAACCCTCCGGTCGCGGACATTGAATTGACAATGACCGCCACCATTCCCACGCGGCTGATGCCGAAGGAAGGCACGACGATACAGTTCCAGGGAAATCCAACGACCTGGGACCCCAAGCCGTTCCTGGTGCATATGGAGAAAGGGGTATTGCTGACGAAGGCAGCGCCAACCCCGACGCCGTCCCATAAGCCACCAGCTCGACGAACTCCGAGTCATTAATCAGAGCAGGAATAGACAAGAAAAAAGCAGCCGCAATCGGGGCTGCTTTTTATTTTTGCGGTAAGAATTTTTGCTTGCTTGCCGAAGGTGGCCCGCTAACGCACCATTTTTTTCTCGGCTGCGATTGGCGGACGTGCGCTGCGCGGCGGCCGTTTGGCGCCATCACGCAGCGCCCGGACATCTACTTTCAATTCATCCACGGTTCGGCTGAGGGTGTTGCGATGCATTCCCAATTCGCGCGCGGCCTTGCACTGATTGCCGTTGTTCTCCTGCAGTACTGCGATAATGAAGCGTTTTTTGAATTCCCGCACCGCTTCCGAATAAAGAATGCCGCCTTTGTACATCTGCATGACTAGAGCTTCCAGCTGATCTTTCACGGCGCCTCTCTTTTTCTCGAAATCTTGTGGGGGCTTCCCGTCGCGCGCTGGCTTGTGCGCACGGCGAGTGGCTGCGCTATTTGTTTACGCCTGCTCCTGGGGTTTCGGTCACATTAGACCCATTGCCTACAGTTGCCTGATGCTTAATTGTCTGCAGCAGGTCGATTCCTTCTTTCACCCGGTTGCGAACATCCACCGGAGTCAACCAAGTTGCGGCTCGCCCCACTGCCAGCAAATAGGGCGCTATTGCTGAGCGTGCCAGCATCCGGGAACCTGGATAAAATGCCGCTACTGCCAGCACAAATACGATGACCCACAACAGTCCGCGCAAAACCCCAAAGGCCGCGCCCAAAATTCTATCTACCCAGCGCAGACCGGCTTCGCGCATTCCCCGACTCGCGATCCTTCCGAGTATCCCGGAAAGAACCAGGATCGCAAGAAAGATGAGCAGGAACCCGGCAAGTTCGGCGAGCCACCGCTGTTTGACGAAGCTCGAGAACCACTTCGCTGTTATCGGGTATTCCCAGGCGGCCACTAGAAATCCCACAATCGTGCCTGCCAGGGAAAATACCGACTCAAAAAAACCTTGCGCCGCCGCTTGGATGATTGACAGCACTACGGCCGCCAGGATCAACCAATCTGCGATGTTCATTCTCTTCCTGTTGCTCGAACCTTGCGCTGGATACCAGTGTCCGGAGCACCCGTTAACAGTCCAGTTCTTTTCCTGTCAGCCGTTTGTATGCTTCCAGGTACTTCTCACTCGTCCTGGCGACTACATCGGCGCTGAGCGCCGGCGCCGGAGGAGTTTTGTCCCAGCCGATTCTTTCCAGGTAGTCACGCACGTACTGCTTGTCGAAGGAGTCCTGCGCTCGGCCGGGCGCATATTGCGCAGCCGGCCAGAAGCGCGAAGAATCCGGCGTCAGCACTTCATCCGCGAGGACAATTCCCCCTGGCGTCTTGCCAAATTCAAACTTGGTATCGGCAATGATGATCCCTCGGGACGATGCATAATCGGCAGCCTTCTGGTAAATCTTCAGGCTCAGTTCCCGCAGCTGCGCGCTCAATCTCGGACCCACCAGCTTCTTCATTTCCGAGAAAGGGATGTTCTCGTCATGACCGCTCATGGCTTTAGTCGCAGGAGTGAAAATTGGTTCCGGCAACTTGTCGGATTCCTGCAAACCCTTCGGCAAGGGGATCTCGCACACGCTCCCCTTCGCTTTGTACTCTTTCCATCCCGAACCCGAAAGATACCCTCGCACCACACATTCCACCGGCACCATCTCCGCGTGCATCACAAGCATGGAACGGCCGCGAATTTGCTCACCGTACTGCCTGAGAGTGACGGGATACTCTTGCACGTCTGCGGTCACGACATGATTCGAGACGATGTCGCCGAGAAACTCGAACCAGAACAGCGACAGCTGAGTGAGTACTTTGCCTTTACCTGGGATTCCCGATGCCAGTACGTAATCGAAGGCCGAAATGCGGTCCGTGGCTACAAACAGCAGATGCTCGTTGTCAACCCGATACAGGTCCCTGACCTTACCGCTGGCGTACAGTTCCAACTCGGGAAAGTCCGTTTGCAACATCACGTCTTGAACGATGGGAGCATTCACCGGTGGAACTCTGACGAAAGGGTCGTCGCGTATTCTAGTCGTCGGCCCTATTTTGTCAACGCCGTGGAACTCAAACTGTGGAAGCGATGTCACGCACAAATAATGGATTCCAGTTGACAACTGTCCACCTCAAGCGAAAGCCGCTGCAGCAGCCATGTTTCAGCTTGTGGACGAGTGAGGATTTTCCTGAGGGGCAGTCGACTGCAGGGCGCACGCGTGATCACGAGTCGCAATTTTTTGCAACTCAACAGCACGGCGGAGACGGATGACTAGGCAGTCATGGCCTGAGTTTTTTCGAGTCCGCTAAATCGCACCGAGACCAGCTTGGAAACCCCGGGTTCCTGCATGGTCACGCCATAGAGTACCGGCGCGATCCCCATGGTCTTCTTGCTATGGGTGATGATCACGAATTGGGTGTTCAGGCTCATCTCGCGCACCATGTCGGTGAAGCGGCCGATGTTGGCTTCGTCC
This Terriglobales bacterium DNA region includes the following protein-coding sequences:
- a CDS encoding helix-turn-helix domain-containing protein, producing the protein MKDQLEALVMQMYKGGILYSEAVREFKKRFIIAVLQENNGNQCKAARELGMHRNTLSRTVDELKVDVRALRDGAKRPPRSARPPIAAEKKMVR
- a CDS encoding CvpA family protein, coding for MNIADWLILAAVVLSIIQAAAQGFFESVFSLAGTIVGFLVAAWEYPITAKWFSSFVKQRWLAELAGFLLIFLAILVLSGILGRIASRGMREAGLRWVDRILGAAFGVLRGLLWVIVFVLAVAAFYPGSRMLARSAIAPYLLAVGRAATWLTPVDVRNRVKEGIDLLQTIKHQATVGNGSNVTETPGAGVNK
- a CDS encoding phosphoribosylaminoimidazolesuccinocarboxamide synthase, whose amino-acid sequence is MNAPIVQDVMLQTDFPELELYASGKVRDLYRVDNEHLLFVATDRISAFDYVLASGIPGKGKVLTQLSLFWFEFLGDIVSNHVVTADVQEYPVTLRQYGEQIRGRSMLVMHAEMVPVECVVRGYLSGSGWKEYKAKGSVCEIPLPKGLQESDKLPEPIFTPATKAMSGHDENIPFSEMKKLVGPRLSAQLRELSLKIYQKAADYASSRGIIIADTKFEFGKTPGGIVLADEVLTPDSSRFWPAAQYAPGRAQDSFDKQYVRDYLERIGWDKTPPAPALSADVVARTSEKYLEAYKRLTGKELDC